The window AAATTATTTGATGCATAAATTAAAAGACGATTATAATATGACTGCTGAAGGGGTGTGTATGCATGAATTTGTGTTGGGAGGACTCAAGGATGCACCCGAAGGAGTAACAACGCTGGACGTTGCAAAAAGATTGACTGATTATGGTTTTCATCCTCCAACAGTGTATTTTCCTCTAATAGTAAAGGAAGCCTTGATGATAGAGCCTACCGAGACTGAGAGTAGGCAAACGTTGGATGGTTTTGTAGATGCTATGATAAGAATAGCAGAAGAGGCCAGGACAGATCCACAGCTTCTCAAGGATGCGCCTCATGATGCTCCTGTCAAGAGGCTGGATGAAGTTATGGCTGCTAGGAAACCTATGATTAGATACCAGAAAAAATAGTTGCATACGCAACTATTTTTTTGTTATAATTTTAGAAAGCAGATTAGTCGCATCTCCAGGTATTATATGCACCAGATATAGAATCTTACACGTACGGAACCTTGTATATAAGAACATCGATGAAAGGAGAGAAACGTGGATAAGGATAGTTCTATAGGAAGATATTTATCGTATATTTACAGGGCGGGGCATTGTTATATAGGTAAGAGGTTGGAGGAATTCAATATAGGGAGTGGTCAGTATGGATTGCTCTTGTTGTTGTCCAAGAATGACGGAATAAGTCAGGAGAGTCTTTCCGATATAAACAAATTGGATAAGGCCACTGTAGGTAGGGCTATAAAAAAGCTGGAAAACCAGGGATATGTGGTAAGAAAACAGGATGAGCTTGATAAGAGGGCTTATAAACTTTATATTACCCCCAAAGGTGAAAAGGTAGTACCTGAAATAAGAAANNNNNNNNNNNNNNNNNNNNNNNNNNNNNNNNNNNNNNNNNNNNNNNNNNNNNNNNNNNNNNNNNNNNNNNNNNNNNNNNNNNNNNNNNNNNNNNNNNNNGAGAATATACTTCCTTATTCGGTGGAATATATGCAAGTAATATTGTTGGGAACAGTATTTTTTTCATTTGCTATGGCAAGTAATAATATAATAAGATCGGAAGGAAATGCTAAGGTTGCGATGGGCAGCATGCTTATTTCCGGAGGGTTAAACATAATATTAGATCCTATATTTATATTTGTTTTCAAAATGGGTGTAAAAGGCGCTGCTATTGCTACTGTATTGTCTCAGGTTGCTACAGTGATTTATCTGATTTATTATTTTATAAGTGGAAAGAGCCAGGTAAAATTCAAATGGAAAAACCTTATTATAGATGTGGATCTTCTGAAAGAGATTTTTTCTATAGGTTCCCCTTCTTTTGCTAGGCAGGTTGCCGGAAGTTTCATGGCTATAGTTATAAATAACGGCCTGGCAAAATACGGGGGAGATATAGCTATATCAGCGTTTGGGGTGATAAATAGATTGCTTTCATTTGTTTTTATGCCTATGTTTGGTATTGTACAGGGATTGCAGCCTATAATTGGATATAACTATGGTGCTAGAAAATATGATAGGGTTAGAAAATCAGTGAAATTGGGGATATTTTATGCTACAGCAATGTCTGTTATAGGTTTTTTTGTGTTGATGATTTTCCCTGAACAGATTATTTCTCTGTTCAATCAGGATGCTGAACTAATTGAAACCGGTACATATGCTATGAGGATTATCGTTATAGCTTTACCCCTTGTAGGCTTTCAGGTAGTAGGGGCCAGTATATTCCAGGCTATAGGCAAGGCTTTGCCTTCTTTGATATTATCCATGTCCAGGCAGATATTATTTCTAATACCTTTGGTATTGATACTTCCTCTGTATTTTGGATTGAACGGTGTATTTGGAGCATTCCCGGTTGCGGATATACTATCTGCCTTGATAACTTTTATCATGGTAGTGAGGCAGATGAAAGAGTTCAATGTACAGCAGGAATTGAAGTACACAGAAATTTGAAAGTTATATGTTAAATTTTTGTAATATATTAGACAACCGCCATATATTGTATTATATTATATTTAAAGGGAGAGGGGGGGGCGGCATATGCAGTCAAGGCTAGCAAAAATAGTGAGTGTAATCACTGTAGTTCCCATTATTGCAGCCTTTGCCATAACGACAGTTTTTTTTGTTAAAGGGGAGTATTTTAATTATAGTTTGAACTGGTATGTATTTACTTTATTTTTCCTCACTTTAATGCCTATATCAGCTTATGGTTTAAAATATTTCATTCCTTCCATAAGAAAACAAGGGAGAGCAGGAGAAAGGAAACTTGCATTTATAATGGCGGTATTGGGATATGTGATAGGTACGGTAGTATCTTTTTTAGTTAAAGTTCCCAAGGGTGTACTGCTAATCTTTCTGGCTTATCTTTTTTCCGGAGGAGTGCTGGCCTTTATAAATAAGGTGATTGGTTTTAAGGCCAGTGGGCATGCCTGTGGGGTGTCTGGTCCTATAACTCTAATGGTGTACATGATAGGGCCTTATGCTTTATATACCTGTATTTTAATTCCAATAGTGTTTTGGGCCCGATTGACACAAAAGAGACATAAAGTCACTGAACTTATTGCGGGTACATGTGTAGGTATAGTATCTACTATTTTAGCTATAGTTGTATACCAATTTTTTATATGAAAGGTTTTTATAAGGGAATGTTGTGATGAGAAAGAGACAGATTATTGGTATATTTTTTTTGGTGATATTTTCTATTCCCCTACTTTTGGGAATGAGCTATAAAAAAAGCGACCATGATTGTATTACATTAAAATGCAATGCCGCTGTTCTAGCAGAGCAGAATACTGGCAAGATATTGTATCATAAGGATATGGATAAGAGGATGTATCCGGCAAGCACTACAAAAATATTGACAGCACTTGTAGCCATCGAAAATGGGGACTTAGATGAAGTCATAACAGTAGGTGAAGAAGCGGGACAGATAACCAGCCATAGCAGCAATGCAGGATTGCAGTATGGAGACAAGCTCACGTTTAGGGAGTTGCTCATGGGGCTTATGCTGCCCTCGGGGAATGATGCGGCAAACGTGGTTGCGGTACATATTGCAAGAAAGGTTTATGGCCAGCCGGATATGGGTATAAATGATGCAATAGATAAGTTTGCATATATGATGAATGAAAGGGCTAAAAAAGCGGGAGCAGAAAGCTCTAATTTTGTAAATCCTCATGGTTTGCATGACCCAAACCATTATACTACTGCACATGATATGTGTCTTATCGCGGTAGAAGCCATGAAGAATCAGATATTCAGAGAGATAGTGGGCACATTAGAGTTTGTTCCAGATATAGAAAGGGAACAATTGGAAGACTGTGAGGAAGAGGTGGATTTTAACGGGTTTAAATGGAAGAACAGCAATCTGCTTTTAAAAGGTTATCCTTATATAACTGGAATAAAGACCGGGTTTACCACTCCTGCAGGATACTGTCTTATATCCTCGGCTTCAAAAGGCGAAGTAGATGTGATAAGCGTAGTGATGTATAGCACTCGGGAGGATAGATGGAAGGATTCGGTGCAATTACTTGGATATGGTCTTGATAATTTTGTATGGCATGATATTACCATAGACGGAAGTATCCAAGCCATTCAAAGG of the Clostridia bacterium genome contains:
- a CDS encoding MarR family transcriptional regulator, with translation MDKDSSIGRYLSYIYRAGHCYIGKRLEEFNIGSGQYGLLLLLSKNDGISQESLSDINKLDKATVGRAIKKLENQGYVVRKQDELDKRAYKLYITPKGEKVVPEIR
- a CDS encoding MATE family efflux transporter, with the protein product ENILPYSVEYMQVILLGTVFFSFAMASNNIIRSEGNAKVAMGSMLISGGLNIILDPIFIFVFKMGVKGAAIATVLSQVATVIYLIYYFISGKSQVKFKWKNLIIDVDLLKEIFSIGSPSFARQVAGSFMAIVINNGLAKYGGDIAISAFGVINRLLSFVFMPMFGIVQGLQPIIGYNYGARKYDRVRKSVKLGIFYATAMSVIGFFVLMIFPEQIISLFNQDAELIETGTYAMRIIVIALPLVGFQVVGASIFQAIGKALPSLILSMSRQILFLIPLVLILPLYFGLNGVFGAFPVADILSALITFIMVVRQMKEFNVQQELKYTEI
- a CDS encoding D-alanyl-D-alanine carboxypeptidase, which translates into the protein MRKRQIIGIFFLVIFSIPLLLGMSYKKSDHDCITLKCNAAVLAEQNTGKILYHKDMDKRMYPASTTKILTALVAIENGDLDEVITVGEEAGQITSHSSNAGLQYGDKLTFRELLMGLMLPSGNDAANVVAVHIARKVYGQPDMGINDAIDKFAYMMNERAKKAGAESSNFVNPHGLHDPNHYTTAHDMCLIAVEAMKNQIFREIVGTLEFVPDIEREQLEDCEEEVDFNGFKWKNSNLLLKGYPYITGIKTGFTTPAGYCLISSASKGEVDVISVVMYSTREDRWKDSVQLLGYGLDNFVWHDITIDGSIQAIQRVEKGMLGYSDYVVALSDRRINDIVNKDEIDDIRCTIVWDDILQAPIYKGQEIGKATFTLNGVKLGECRLIAGNRVVQAVKCAEGARRHLYYIFVLLMMLLLLILFISIKNRKLKKTQRY